In Ensifer canadensis, a genomic segment contains:
- a CDS encoding J domain-containing protein produces the protein MSFWDSLLKIVTATGNALAGVVEAVRTLFEGDPETRRKVAFSVAMIALSAKMAKADGVVTEAEVSAFRDIFEFPADQAQNVARLYNLARQDVAGFEAYAEKMASLCSSCESNCPILEDIIDGLFHIAKSDGAVHEKELAFLMRVAEIFHMDEAHFERIMARHVHSDGRDPYQVLGVSPKDDFAKIRKHYRVLVSENHPDMLVARGVPQEFHAIANDRMAALNAAYEAIERERRAA, from the coding sequence ATGTCATTCTGGGATAGCCTCCTCAAAATCGTCACCGCCACCGGCAACGCACTTGCCGGTGTGGTCGAGGCCGTGCGCACACTGTTCGAAGGCGACCCGGAAACCCGGCGCAAGGTGGCTTTCTCCGTGGCGATGATCGCGCTTTCGGCCAAGATGGCGAAGGCCGACGGCGTCGTGACCGAGGCGGAGGTCTCGGCCTTTCGCGATATCTTCGAGTTTCCCGCCGATCAGGCCCAGAATGTTGCCCGTCTCTATAACCTCGCGCGCCAGGACGTCGCCGGTTTCGAAGCCTATGCCGAGAAGATGGCGTCGCTCTGCTCGTCCTGCGAGAGCAATTGCCCGATCCTGGAAGACATCATCGACGGGTTGTTCCACATCGCCAAGTCCGACGGCGCGGTGCATGAAAAGGAACTGGCCTTCCTGATGCGGGTCGCCGAGATCTTCCACATGGACGAAGCGCATTTCGAACGGATCATGGCGCGCCACGTGCACAGCGACGGCCGCGATCCCTATCAGGTGCTCGGCGTTTCGCCCAAGGACGACTTTGCTAAGATCCGCAAGCACTACCGCGTGCTGGTGTCCGAGAACCATCCGGACATGCTGGTTGCGCGTGGCGTGCCGCAAGAGTTCCATGCGATCGCCAATGACCGCATGGCCGCGCTGAACGCCGCCTATGAGGCGATCGAGAGAGAACGCCGCGCCGCATGA
- a CDS encoding N-acetylmuramoyl-L-alanine amidase → MTSKYCDYSGARFMPSPNFGDRADARVPDMIVLHYTGMPTAKSALEWLCRQESQVSSHYFVHEDGRVDQLVPETLRAWHAGKSFWKGETDINSCSIGIEIANAGHPGGLPDFPEKQIAAVVELCRDCGERWSIAPERVLAHSDIAPIRKVDPGEKFPWDRLHREGVGHWVEPAPIGGGRFFQRGDHGQPVEAIQSMLSLYGYGIEVTGEFCEKTEGAVAAFQRHFRQERVDGIADISTLDTLHRLLAGLPQFGA, encoded by the coding sequence ATGACGTCGAAATACTGCGACTACTCGGGTGCACGTTTCATGCCGTCGCCCAACTTCGGCGACCGTGCGGATGCGCGGGTGCCCGATATGATCGTGCTTCACTACACTGGGATGCCGACGGCGAAATCTGCGCTCGAATGGCTGTGCCGCCAGGAAAGCCAGGTTTCGAGCCACTATTTCGTCCACGAGGACGGTCGCGTCGACCAGCTCGTGCCGGAGACGCTGCGGGCCTGGCATGCGGGCAAAAGCTTCTGGAAGGGCGAGACGGACATCAATTCCTGCTCGATCGGCATCGAGATCGCCAACGCCGGTCACCCCGGCGGGCTACCGGATTTTCCCGAAAAACAGATCGCTGCGGTCGTCGAATTGTGTCGGGACTGTGGCGAACGGTGGTCGATCGCCCCGGAACGGGTCCTCGCACACAGCGATATTGCGCCAATTCGCAAGGTCGATCCGGGTGAAAAATTTCCGTGGGATCGCCTGCATCGCGAGGGCGTCGGGCACTGGGTGGAGCCGGCGCCGATCGGCGGCGGTCGCTTTTTTCAGCGCGGCGATCACGGCCAACCGGTCGAGGCGATCCAGTCCATGCTGTCGCTCTATGGTTACGGCATTGAAGTCACTGGCGAATTCTGCGAAAAAACCGAGGGCGCCGTCGCCGCCTTCCAACGGCATTTTCGCCAGGAAAGGGTCGACGGCATCGCCGATATCTCGACCCTCGATACGTTGCACCGTCTGCTTGCGGGACTACCGCAGTTTGGTGCCTGA